A single window of Magnetococcales bacterium DNA harbors:
- a CDS encoding HesA/MoeB/ThiF family protein, producing MTQNFSLESRAVRERYSRQMLLPEIGEAGQKRLANSTALIVGAGGLGGPAACFLAASGVGVITLVDGDRVELSNLGRQIIHGTDRLGQAKVTSAASSLRALNPEIRVETVDGWVDEENAETLITAHDVVVDACDNFSTRYLLNALCHRIRRPLVTGAVLGFDGQVTLLQSGLDPTSPCYQCLYPEQPDAAANPTCATAGVVGALVGVVGSLQAMEALKVLLGIGNTRAGETLLINLLDGIFHRVRGVRLPECPVCGTPSP from the coding sequence ATGACCCAAAATTTTTCTCTGGAATCCCGTGCCGTGCGCGAACGCTACTCACGACAAATGTTGCTGCCGGAGATCGGAGAGGCCGGCCAGAAACGACTGGCAAACTCCACCGCCCTGATCGTAGGCGCCGGAGGATTGGGCGGTCCCGCAGCCTGCTTTCTGGCCGCCTCGGGCGTGGGAGTCATCACCCTGGTTGACGGAGACCGGGTGGAGCTGTCCAATCTGGGCCGACAGATCATCCATGGCACCGACCGACTCGGACAGGCCAAAGTAACCTCGGCAGCCTCCTCCCTCCGGGCGCTCAACCCGGAAATCCGCGTGGAAACCGTCGATGGCTGGGTGGATGAAGAAAATGCCGAAACATTGATCACCGCCCACGATGTGGTGGTCGATGCCTGCGACAATTTTTCAACACGCTACCTGCTGAATGCCCTGTGCCATCGGATCCGTCGTCCCCTGGTTACAGGGGCGGTCCTGGGGTTTGACGGTCAAGTGACCCTTCTGCAATCCGGGTTGGATCCAACCTCCCCCTGCTACCAGTGCCTCTACCCTGAACAACCGGACGCCGCCGCCAACCCAACCTGTGCCACCGCCGGCGTGGTCGGCGCCCTGGTAGGGGTGGTTGGATCCCTGCAAGCCATGGAAGCCCTGAAAGTTTTGCTCGGCATCGGCAACACCCGGGCCGGCGAAACCCTTCTGATCAACCTGCTGGATGGCATCTTTCATCGGGTCAGGGGGGTGCGCCTGCCGGAATGCCCCGTCTGTGGCACCCCATCACCATGA
- a CDS encoding polysaccharide deacetylase family protein, protein MLTIVMYHYVRDLPNTPWPGIKGLLTRHFDGQLDYLQRHYEICSQDQCMAALTDQGAALPNNACLLTFDDGLRDHYDVVLPRLLARGLTGCFFPIVEAVENRWVMIVHKVHHILAGRVPLEQLFDELLALLAIGEKTHALPPVGALLAACNPGAARYDDARTIQFKRLLQQVLPRDAAWEITSELFRRHVTEDEAGFAEELYLSKEQLRTMIDAGMSVGGHGVRHNWMEHLSQADQRDKMLRSQEFLTRIHGAPPQAWIMNYPYGSHDARSVAVAREIPGCRLALTTRPGLVTDFSHPYQLPRLDTNDLPKQGDAPPCAWTQATREGRRPSP, encoded by the coding sequence ATGTTAACGATTGTCATGTACCACTATGTGCGCGACCTGCCCAACACGCCATGGCCCGGCATCAAGGGACTGTTGACGCGCCACTTTGACGGGCAACTGGACTATCTGCAACGTCACTATGAAATTTGCAGCCAGGACCAATGCATGGCGGCGCTCACCGACCAAGGCGCGGCGTTGCCGAACAACGCCTGTCTTTTGACATTCGATGACGGCTTGCGAGACCATTACGATGTCGTTTTACCCCGCCTCCTGGCACGCGGGTTGACCGGCTGTTTCTTCCCGATCGTGGAGGCGGTGGAGAACAGATGGGTGATGATCGTCCACAAAGTGCATCACATCCTGGCCGGCAGGGTTCCCTTGGAGCAGTTGTTCGACGAGCTGTTGGCGCTGCTGGCCATCGGCGAGAAAACCCATGCCCTGCCCCCCGTTGGTGCGCTGCTTGCCGCCTGCAACCCCGGAGCAGCCCGTTATGACGATGCCCGCACCATCCAGTTCAAACGCCTGTTGCAGCAGGTGTTGCCACGCGATGCCGCCTGGGAGATAACCAGCGAGCTGTTCCGTCGGCATGTCACCGAGGACGAGGCAGGCTTTGCCGAAGAGCTTTATCTCTCGAAAGAACAATTACGAACGATGATCGACGCCGGCATGAGCGTAGGAGGTCACGGCGTGCGACACAACTGGATGGAACATCTCTCCCAAGCCGATCAACGGGACAAAATGCTGCGTTCCCAGGAGTTTTTGACCCGGATTCACGGCGCCCCCCCCCAGGCGTGGATCATGAACTACCCCTACGGAAGCCATGATGCCCGAAGTGTCGCAGTGGCGCGGGAGATCCCGGGCTGCCGCCTCGCCTTGACGACCCGGCCAGGCTTGGTGACCGATTTTTCCCACCCCTACCAACTCCCCCGGCTGGACACCAACGATCTCCCCAAGCAAGGAGATGCCCCGCCCTGCGCGTGGACCCAGGCGACCAGGGAAGGGCGCCGCCCTTCCCCCTAG
- a CDS encoding phosphocholine cytidylyltransferase family protein, with protein MDTRGIILAAGRGSRMGELTTAQPKCLLSLGGRTLLDWQLAAFREAGIHQVALVTGYQAESLADKAPTSFHNPDWAATNMVVSLTHARAWLQQYPCVVCYADIVVTAPMLQKLQAAPGELVITSHQCWRQIWEARFANPLADAETFRVDSNGTLLEIGGRTDDINTIQGQFMGLLYFLPSGWQRAEKYLQTLPEDVRRRLDMTGLLARLIQQGWQIGTVAVDGLWMELDRAEDKILYDAWLAAGDSGIFHCQGTTP; from the coding sequence ATGGACACCAGAGGCATCATTCTTGCCGCCGGTCGCGGCAGCCGTATGGGAGAGTTGACAACAGCACAACCCAAATGCCTGCTCTCCCTGGGCGGGCGTACCCTCCTCGATTGGCAGTTGGCCGCCTTCCGGGAGGCAGGCATCCACCAGGTCGCTCTGGTGACCGGCTATCAGGCGGAGTCGCTGGCCGACAAAGCGCCCACGTCCTTTCACAACCCCGACTGGGCCGCAACCAACATGGTCGTCTCCCTGACCCATGCCCGGGCGTGGTTGCAACAATATCCCTGTGTCGTCTGTTACGCCGATATCGTGGTGACAGCACCCATGCTGCAAAAATTACAGGCTGCCCCGGGAGAGTTGGTGATCACCTCACACCAATGTTGGCGCCAAATCTGGGAGGCCCGCTTTGCCAACCCCCTCGCGGACGCGGAAACCTTCCGGGTCGATTCCAACGGCACACTCCTGGAAATCGGCGGACGCACGGATGATATCAACACGATTCAAGGCCAATTCATGGGATTGTTGTACTTCCTCCCATCCGGATGGCAACGTGCGGAAAAATACCTGCAAACACTGCCGGAAGATGTGCGCAGGCGGCTGGATATGACCGGTCTGCTGGCCCGCCTGATTCAACAAGGGTGGCAGATCGGCACCGTGGCGGTGGATGGCCTCTGGATGGAACTGGATCGGGCCGAAGACAAAATACTCTACGATGCCTGGTTGGCAGCCGGTGATTCCGGCATTTTTCACTGCCAAGGCACAACACCATGA
- a CDS encoding sulfotransferase → MKKIKLPEKVLAIIYYGRSGSELVQTLLEGHPKIITIAGNVGSLAQFYDSYVDVSGKVDMGKINHFVMMFLDCFCSMFDTRHASLYSNGVDFVKMGRDGREHLGVDPVVFINNFTRIMRENVEFMDKGVYLKALHIAYHISLGRNARDDMIIVYQLHYLDADNAPALITSFPDLLFLFMIRDPLQSFGSIMRTWIFPKILKYNAKNQTDDSVILNIISQFHQIMLGGVYPLADYRDRTRAVRFEDIKTRPRETMQKICHWLGIAWDDCLLETTFEGKRQWSINPHLGDVITGFDQTPLHRVYHEYFSWFDRLRLNAFLYERQVHWGYRHNMLFTSRFFRFFMLCLIVVPFRFEWKIFCKVDRLHFKIWGSLRSILWQSWQQSKYRGRADVIDLLEEGVSVGFNNVCKRAINYYIAVADGVISKNDCDDEVFDCLCKLVDRFPGEPNFLYFKALFMTLSDRYDGMDEVLQKGECRFPDFGPLLWVSSYNEIRKDSSRAGFEKASVLLKKSCRAFFPEHLMPTKEQSYCDLGKSLLSLGRWQEALQEVEEGLRFFPHSQQLWTVYGQSLAQLDGHIDQGRWAAHQQIVDILFQENRL, encoded by the coding sequence ATGAAAAAGATTAAATTACCCGAAAAGGTGCTCGCGATTATCTATTATGGGCGGAGCGGAAGCGAGTTGGTCCAGACACTCCTGGAAGGGCATCCGAAGATTATCACAATTGCTGGAAATGTTGGCAGTCTGGCTCAATTTTATGACTCCTATGTTGATGTCAGTGGTAAGGTTGACATGGGAAAGATTAATCACTTTGTTATGATGTTTCTCGACTGTTTCTGCAGCATGTTTGATACCAGACACGCAAGTTTGTATAGCAACGGGGTTGATTTTGTAAAAATGGGGCGTGATGGTCGCGAGCATCTTGGTGTTGACCCTGTTGTCTTTATCAACAATTTCACCCGAATCATGCGTGAAAATGTCGAATTTATGGATAAAGGTGTATATTTAAAAGCTTTGCATATTGCATATCATATATCTCTTGGCAGGAATGCCCGTGATGATATGATTATAGTCTATCAATTGCATTACCTGGATGCTGATAATGCCCCTGCTTTGATAACGAGTTTTCCTGACTTGCTTTTCCTGTTTATGATTCGCGACCCGTTACAAAGTTTCGGGTCCATCATGCGTACCTGGATTTTTCCGAAGATATTAAAATATAACGCCAAGAATCAAACAGACGACTCTGTTATTTTGAATATTATTTCGCAGTTTCATCAAATTATGCTGGGTGGTGTGTATCCGTTGGCAGATTATCGTGATCGCACCCGTGCGGTTCGGTTTGAGGATATAAAGACAAGACCGAGAGAAACCATGCAGAAGATTTGCCATTGGTTGGGAATCGCCTGGGATGATTGTTTGTTGGAAACCACCTTTGAAGGAAAGAGACAATGGAGTATCAATCCGCATCTTGGTGATGTTATAACCGGATTTGATCAAACTCCGCTGCATAGAGTTTATCACGAATATTTTAGTTGGTTTGATCGTTTGCGGCTTAACGCATTTCTCTATGAAAGACAGGTTCATTGGGGATACAGGCATAATATGTTGTTTACAAGCCGTTTTTTTCGGTTTTTTATGCTGTGTTTGATTGTTGTTCCATTCCGGTTTGAATGGAAGATATTTTGCAAGGTCGACAGGCTCCATTTTAAAATATGGGGCTCCTTGAGAAGCATTCTATGGCAATCCTGGCAACAGTCAAAATATCGTGGTCGAGCGGATGTTATTGATCTGTTGGAGGAGGGTGTATCGGTTGGTTTTAATAATGTCTGTAAAAGAGCTATAAACTATTATATTGCAGTCGCTGATGGAGTTATCTCAAAAAATGATTGTGACGATGAAGTGTTTGATTGTCTATGCAAGCTTGTTGACAGGTTTCCGGGTGAACCCAATTTTTTATATTTTAAAGCGTTGTTTATGACATTATCCGACCGTTATGATGGAATGGATGAAGTGTTGCAGAAAGGGGAGTGTCGATTTCCTGATTTCGGTCCCTTATTGTGGGTGTCTTCCTACAACGAAATCAGGAAGGATAGTAGTCGAGCTGGATTTGAGAAGGCCAGCGTTTTGCTCAAAAAAAGTTGCCGGGCTTTTTTCCCGGAACATCTTATGCCAACCAAAGAGCAGTCATATTGCGACCTGGGGAAATCTTTATTATCTCTTGGAAGATGGCAGGAGGCGTTGCAGGAGGTTGAAGAGGGGTTGCGCTTTTTCCCCCATTCGCAACAATTGTGGACGGTCTACGGCCAGAGTTTGGCGCAACTGGATGGGCATATTGACCAGGGAAGATGGGCTGCCCATCAGCAAATCGTCGATATTCTGTTCCAGGAGAACCGTTTATAA
- a CDS encoding gamma-glutamyl-gamma-aminobutyrate hydrolase family protein (Members of this family of hydrolases with an active site Cys residue belong to MEROPS family C26.), which yields MVRAKMKLIAVTQRVDTHPSVSERRDALDQRWVAFLRICGYLPLLLPNQAESALALLAACQPQGLLLTGGNTLASLQGDAPERDATETGVLHWTRQQSLPVLGVCRGMQFLLDQFGVPLKKVAGHVQPVQEILIHSCRATVNSYHEFGAQVDSSIQSPTDAGFPLQAGYAPLHVWAWTDDGVVKAIRHAHEPICGIMWHPERLTPFRSWDTRFFKEFFG from the coding sequence ATGGTTCGTGCCAAAATGAAGCTGATTGCCGTAACCCAGAGGGTTGACACACATCCGTCCGTGTCCGAGCGGCGCGATGCCCTCGACCAGCGCTGGGTGGCGTTTCTGCGCATCTGCGGATATCTTCCCCTGCTCCTGCCCAATCAGGCCGAGAGCGCCCTTGCTCTGTTGGCAGCCTGCCAACCCCAGGGCCTGCTCCTCACTGGAGGCAACACGCTGGCATCCCTACAGGGCGACGCCCCCGAAAGAGACGCCACGGAAACAGGCGTTCTCCACTGGACCCGGCAACAAAGCCTTCCGGTTCTCGGTGTTTGCCGGGGCATGCAGTTTCTCCTCGACCAGTTTGGAGTTCCCCTGAAAAAGGTGGCCGGCCATGTGCAGCCGGTGCAGGAAATCCTCATCCACAGCTGCCGGGCAACCGTCAACAGCTACCATGAGTTTGGCGCACAGGTTGATTCCAGCATCCAGTCGCCAACGGATGCCGGGTTCCCCTTGCAGGCAGGATATGCGCCCCTGCACGTCTGGGCATGGACCGATGACGGCGTCGTCAAGGCCATCCGCCATGCGCATGAACCCATCTGCGGCATCATGTGGCACCCGGAACGACTCACACCCTTCCGAAGTTGGGATACCCGTTTCTTCAAGGAGTTTTTTGGATAA
- a CDS encoding class I SAM-dependent methyltransferase, translating into MNHTAPGLRHGDFTGLAENYGAFRPAYAESVLVALLNLLDKPTSDLDVIDVGAGTGIWTRMLAGRGLHSLVAVEPNDDMRTVGQKQSTTQEIIWRKGKGEETGEARSSADLVTMASSFHWVDFDRGLAEFHRLLRPHGRFAALWNPRYLEDSPLLKGIEATLHAMVPELSRVSSGRAGLTHSLTEKLRQRTDFTDVVYMEAFHKVSLTPEQYLGVWWSVNDVRVQAGEERFSAFMDHVAKSVAHLTHIETTYQTRLWTARKVG; encoded by the coding sequence ATGAATCATACAGCACCAGGGTTGCGACATGGTGATTTTACCGGTCTTGCTGAAAATTACGGCGCATTTCGACCCGCATATGCGGAAAGTGTCTTGGTTGCCTTGTTGAATTTGTTGGACAAACCCACCTCCGACCTGGATGTGATTGATGTGGGGGCCGGCACGGGCATCTGGACGCGCATGTTGGCTGGAAGGGGGCTGCACTCCCTTGTGGCTGTCGAACCCAACGATGATATGCGTACCGTTGGCCAAAAGCAGAGCACTACGCAGGAGATCATCTGGCGCAAGGGCAAGGGAGAGGAGACAGGGGAGGCGCGTTCTTCCGCCGACCTCGTGACCATGGCGTCTTCTTTCCACTGGGTCGATTTTGACCGTGGCTTGGCAGAATTCCACCGCCTCCTGCGTCCACACGGGCGTTTTGCCGCCCTTTGGAACCCCCGTTACCTGGAAGACTCGCCACTGCTGAAGGGTATTGAGGCCACGTTGCACGCGATGGTTCCGGAACTTTCCAGGGTTTCTTCAGGGCGTGCTGGCCTGACCCACTCCTTGACAGAAAAGTTGCGCCAACGTACCGACTTTACTGATGTGGTTTATATGGAGGCTTTCCACAAGGTCAGCCTGACCCCGGAACAATATCTGGGTGTCTGGTGGTCTGTGAACGATGTTCGGGTCCAGGCGGGAGAGGAGAGATTCTCTGCGTTCATGGATCATGTGGCAAAAAGTGTCGCTCACCTCACCCACATCGAAACGACCTACCAGACCAGGCTTTGGACCGCCAGGAAAGTGGGGTAG
- the mobB gene encoding molybdopterin-guanine dinucleotide biosynthesis protein B: MCEQGGELNVIGFAAPSGTGKTTLMEGVIEVLHVRGLRVAALKHGHHAADPDVPGKDTHRFRRAGAESVLFAGPGLWFMVQQSRDSAPGLEEHLARLAGHDLILVEGYLDHPHPKIAIYRSTAARAWRERSWQNIVAVACDKPPPEALPGVPLLPLDDPGSVAEFILAFIGGYAAG; this comes from the coding sequence ATGTGCGAACAGGGGGGGGAGTTGAACGTCATCGGCTTTGCTGCACCCAGTGGGACTGGAAAAACCACCCTGATGGAGGGAGTGATCGAGGTGTTGCATGTCCGGGGGTTGCGGGTGGCGGCGCTGAAACACGGACATCATGCGGCTGATCCAGACGTGCCAGGCAAGGATACGCATCGGTTTCGCCGCGCTGGCGCCGAGAGTGTGTTGTTTGCCGGACCAGGTTTATGGTTCATGGTTCAGCAATCCCGGGATTCTGCTCCTGGTCTTGAGGAGCATCTTGCCCGTCTGGCTGGTCACGACCTGATTCTGGTGGAGGGTTATCTGGATCATCCCCACCCCAAGATTGCCATTTATCGGTCTACTGCGGCACGGGCGTGGCGGGAGCGTTCCTGGCAGAACATTGTGGCCGTGGCATGCGACAAACCGCCTCCCGAGGCGTTACCCGGGGTTCCCTTGCTGCCCCTGGATGACCCGGGGAGTGTGGCCGAATTTATTTTGGCGTTCATCGGAGGGTATGCCGCTGGTTGA
- a CDS encoding sulfotransferase — protein sequence MQRFKLPEKVVAILHYGRSGSELMQSLLEGHPNIISISGDINKLSEFHATFIKKYPDSGGLDVRVFVKEFTHVFHGMFDARHSSEYNVDAVAFSKIGKNHDEYCGVNPVIFIKVFADLITEYREDFNKGLYLRVLHVAFHLALGRNLLDDMVIAYQLHYVDPGLADELVKDFPDVLFLHTVRDPLQSLGSIMRAWLTPRLSKPGVAPESIKSVPPLLILQLRNIFLGGTPLLFNYRHRSRAVRFEDIKNRPKETMEQVCRWLDIPWDDGLLETTTEGKQAWASGPYLNEVITGFDKAPLQRQHREYFSWFDRLRLRTCLNTKETRWGYDPPALFSNRIFQIFMLCMIFFPFRFEKEHMRVLEKDRIKTWFSIRGILLRAWHRSRLQDLYPDIPLLEADTPVGFNLETEEVIDAYSAILEKVITEKGEEPSSFLRRLVARFPHLPDFLYYQAVFLSKCGRLDEAKKVLLVAEQKFPEFGPLLWVAAHIALTEGGASLEKTKRVAEILGEASRMTFPIRLFKVKAQVFVDLCKMLMAQGRMKEALQAAEQGVRFFPVSEVLWSFLCACLERLGPEGDQQRLADVQDIIKTLFQSKA from the coding sequence ATGCAAAGATTCAAGCTTCCCGAGAAGGTCGTTGCCATTCTTCATTATGGTCGGAGCGGCAGCGAGTTGATGCAATCCCTTTTGGAGGGGCATCCCAACATCATTTCGATATCGGGAGACATTAATAAATTATCCGAGTTTCATGCGACATTCATTAAAAAATACCCCGATTCAGGCGGGCTTGATGTGAGGGTGTTTGTGAAAGAATTTACCCATGTGTTTCATGGTATGTTTGATGCGAGGCATTCCAGCGAATATAATGTTGATGCGGTCGCTTTTAGTAAAATTGGAAAAAACCACGATGAATATTGTGGTGTCAATCCCGTTATTTTTATCAAGGTATTTGCAGATTTGATCACGGAGTATCGGGAGGATTTTAACAAGGGTCTCTATCTCAGGGTTCTGCATGTGGCTTTTCACTTGGCGCTTGGCAGGAATTTGCTGGACGACATGGTCATCGCCTACCAGTTGCACTATGTGGACCCCGGATTGGCTGATGAGTTGGTCAAGGATTTTCCAGATGTCTTGTTTCTCCATACGGTTCGCGACCCTTTGCAAAGTCTGGGATCGATCATGCGGGCCTGGCTGACGCCCAGGTTGTCGAAACCGGGTGTCGCACCCGAATCCATCAAGAGTGTTCCTCCCTTGCTGATCCTTCAATTGAGAAACATTTTCCTGGGTGGCACTCCCTTGTTGTTTAATTACCGGCATCGCTCCCGGGCGGTTCGTTTCGAGGATATCAAAAACAGGCCGAAAGAGACCATGGAACAGGTCTGTCGCTGGCTTGACATTCCTTGGGACGATGGTCTGCTGGAAACGACAACCGAAGGAAAACAGGCCTGGGCATCGGGGCCATACTTGAATGAGGTTATTACGGGTTTTGACAAGGCTCCTTTGCAGAGGCAGCATCGCGAATATTTCAGCTGGTTTGATCGTCTGCGGTTACGTACATGTCTCAACACAAAAGAGACTCGGTGGGGATACGATCCTCCAGCCCTGTTTTCCAATCGTATCTTTCAAATTTTCATGTTGTGCATGATTTTTTTCCCGTTTCGTTTTGAAAAAGAGCATATGCGGGTGCTGGAAAAGGACCGCATCAAGACTTGGTTTTCAATTCGGGGAATTTTACTGCGAGCCTGGCATCGTTCCAGGCTGCAAGATCTTTATCCGGATATTCCACTCTTGGAGGCTGATACACCTGTCGGGTTCAACCTGGAAACAGAGGAGGTCATCGACGCCTATTCGGCAATCCTTGAGAAAGTGATAACGGAGAAAGGAGAGGAACCCTCTTCGTTTTTACGTCGACTGGTTGCCAGATTTCCTCATCTGCCGGATTTTTTATACTATCAAGCCGTTTTTCTATCCAAGTGTGGTCGATTGGACGAAGCAAAGAAGGTTTTGTTGGTTGCCGAACAGAAATTTCCGGAGTTTGGTCCTCTGCTCTGGGTTGCAGCCCACATAGCTTTGACGGAGGGTGGAGCCAGTCTGGAAAAAACCAAAAGGGTGGCGGAAATACTCGGCGAGGCTTCCCGGATGACTTTTCCCATAAGACTCTTCAAGGTCAAGGCGCAGGTTTTTGTCGACTTATGCAAGATGTTGATGGCCCAAGGAAGAATGAAGGAAGCTTTGCAAGCGGCTGAACAGGGTGTGCGTTTCTTTCCGGTTTCCGAAGTGCTTTGGTCTTTTCTTTGTGCCTGTCTGGAGCGTCTGGGGCCGGAGGGGGATCAGCAAAGGTTGGCTGATGTACAGGACATCATAAAGACCTTGTTTCAGTCGAAAGCTTAG